The proteins below come from a single Aegilops tauschii subsp. strangulata cultivar AL8/78 chromosome 6, Aet v6.0, whole genome shotgun sequence genomic window:
- the LOC109757232 gene encoding uncharacterized protein produces MNCASLLLLLCVLLLAALGRPFAAAARREPTMAATGDQGDGAQAKLAWMEVAPAEGLKERVITRKEESTDSNRFRSTKFSLDAKNPFDGRVPFTADYHTVRRHPPSHN; encoded by the exons ATGAACTGCGCCAGCCTGCTGCTCCTGCtctgcgtcctcctcctcgccgcgctCGGGCGCCCCTTCGCCGCCGCTGCACGCAGAG AACCAACAATGGCGGCCACCGGCGACCAAGGAGATGGTGCTCAGGCCAAGCTGGCCTGGATGGAAGTGGCGCCCGCAGAGGGTCTAAAGGAGAGGGTGATCACGAGGAAGGAGGAGAGTACAGACTCTAACCGTTTCAGGAGCACAAAGTTTTCTTTGGATGCCAAGAATCCGTTCGACGGCCGGGTGCCCTTCACCGCCGATTACCACACCGTGCGCAGGCACCCGCCCTCGCACAACTAG